One region of Acidimicrobiia bacterium genomic DNA includes:
- the ispG gene encoding flavodoxin-dependent (E)-4-hydroxy-3-methylbut-2-enyl-diphosphate synthase, which yields MEPRRKTRQVHVGSVAIGGDAPVSVQSMTTTKTADVDGTLAQIYALAAAGCDIVRCTCNEEAAAEGLAQIVPRSPVPIIADIHFQYRLALAAMEAGVHGLRLNPGNIRKPDQIKAVAAEARDRGLAIRIGVNAGSLDPEIFERHGGATPEALVESAVRELAYFQEVDFDDVKISVKASNVALMIDSYRLLSDTVDHPLHLGVTEAGPPPAGLVKSTAGIGALLAEGIGDTIRFSLTADPVEEAQAGRTLLEAMGLRERKGLDLIACPSCGRAEVDVIKVAKDAQAALEGRKIPLQVAVMGCVVNGPGEARGADLGIAAGRGKGHLFVRGHVVRVVPEAEMVSALVEEAERIMEEGIDARIAAADVDAERIAAETREELLQIQGTDANHDQEKIEKIREIAEG from the coding sequence ATGGAGCCGCGCCGCAAGACCCGCCAGGTGCACGTCGGCTCCGTGGCGATCGGCGGCGACGCGCCAGTCTCGGTGCAGTCGATGACCACCACGAAGACCGCCGACGTCGACGGCACACTGGCGCAGATCTACGCCCTCGCGGCGGCGGGCTGCGACATCGTGCGTTGCACGTGCAACGAGGAGGCGGCGGCCGAAGGGCTCGCGCAGATCGTGCCCCGCTCGCCCGTGCCGATCATCGCCGACATCCACTTCCAGTACCGGCTCGCGCTCGCCGCGATGGAGGCGGGTGTGCACGGGTTGCGCCTCAACCCCGGCAACATCCGCAAGCCCGACCAGATCAAGGCGGTCGCGGCCGAGGCGCGCGACCGCGGTCTGGCCATCCGCATCGGTGTCAACGCCGGCAGCCTCGACCCCGAGATCTTCGAGCGTCATGGTGGCGCCACACCAGAAGCGCTCGTGGAGTCGGCCGTGCGCGAGCTCGCGTATTTCCAGGAGGTCGACTTCGACGACGTGAAGATCTCGGTGAAAGCGTCGAACGTCGCCCTGATGATCGATTCCTACCGTCTGCTCTCGGACACCGTCGACCACCCGCTGCACCTCGGCGTCACCGAGGCTGGGCCACCGCCGGCCGGGTTGGTGAAGTCCACCGCGGGCATCGGCGCGCTGCTGGCCGAGGGCATCGGCGACACGATCCGCTTCTCGCTCACTGCCGATCCCGTCGAGGAGGCGCAGGCCGGGCGCACGCTGCTCGAAGCCATGGGGCTGCGCGAGCGCAAGGGCCTGGACCTCATCGCGTGCCCGAGCTGCGGGCGCGCCGAGGTGGACGTGATCAAGGTGGCCAAGGATGCGCAGGCTGCGCTCGAGGGTCGCAAGATCCCGCTCCAGGTCGCGGTGATGGGCTGTGTTGTGAACGGGCCCGGCGAGGCGCGCGGCGCCGACCTGGGGATCGCGGCCGGGCGGGGCAAGGGCCACCTGTTCGTCCGCGGTCACGTGGTGCGCGTGGTGCCCGAAGCCGAGATGGTCAGCGCGCTCGTCGAAGAGGCCGAGCGCATCATGGAAGAGGGGATCGACGCGCGCATCGCTGCGGCCGACGTCGACGCCGAGCGCATCGCCGCCGAGACACGCGAAGAGCTCCTCCAGATCCAGGGCACCGACGCCAACCACGACCAAGAGAAGATCGAGAAGATCCGCGAGATCGCCGAAGGCTGA
- a CDS encoding GNAT family N-acetyltransferase produces the protein MAPSIRPLDDHDIEAVVQLSLRAWAPNFASLEQVMRADIYERLHPDWQVDQRRDVEAACAAHDGQAWVAKVDGSIGGFVVVELHEQQRLGEIFMLAVDPDHQRSGVGAALTEFALGWMKGEGMTVAMVETGGDPGHAPARRTYEQAGFELLPISRYFKPL, from the coding sequence GTGGCACCGAGCATTCGGCCCCTCGATGACCACGACATCGAGGCGGTGGTGCAGCTGTCGCTACGGGCGTGGGCTCCGAACTTCGCGTCGCTCGAGCAAGTGATGCGTGCCGACATCTACGAACGGCTCCATCCGGACTGGCAGGTGGATCAGCGCCGAGACGTCGAAGCAGCGTGTGCGGCGCACGACGGACAGGCGTGGGTGGCCAAGGTCGACGGCAGTATCGGCGGGTTCGTGGTCGTCGAGCTGCATGAGCAGCAACGACTCGGCGAGATCTTCATGCTCGCGGTCGACCCTGATCACCAGCGCAGCGGTGTCGGAGCGGCGTTGACTGAGTTCGCGCTCGGGTGGATGAAGGGCGAGGGGATGACCGTCGCGATGGTCGAGACCGGCGGCGATCCCGGACACGCGCCAGCTCGGCGCACATACGAGCAAGCCGGCTTCGAGCTGCTCCCGATCTCCCGGTACTTCAAGCCGCTCTAG
- a CDS encoding glutamine amidotransferase yields MSSTPSTRDSAVRIGLIYPELLGTYGDRGNAVVLVQRSRWRGIPAELVEVDAGQPIPDSLDVYIFGGGEDDPMEMAAAGMRESKPSIERAHANGAVVLAVCGGYQLIGHRYIAADGEILEGMGMVDLETRAGAPRLIGEIVAKPMTNDAWGEFGPPHALTGFENHGGRTTLGPGLTPLGEVLAGGGNGDGSGTEGMLAERVIGTYLHGPVLARNPELADRMIAWVAGNIPPLDATLEQRLRAERLDAGMVRGAHKWWRDKMLARG; encoded by the coding sequence GTGAGTAGCACCCCAAGCACCCGCGACTCCGCCGTGCGGATCGGGTTGATCTATCCCGAGCTTCTCGGGACGTACGGAGACCGCGGCAACGCGGTCGTGCTCGTCCAGCGCTCGCGCTGGCGGGGCATCCCGGCCGAGCTCGTCGAGGTGGACGCGGGCCAACCCATCCCCGACTCACTCGACGTGTACATCTTCGGTGGCGGCGAAGACGACCCCATGGAGATGGCCGCGGCCGGGATGCGAGAGTCCAAGCCCAGCATCGAGCGCGCGCACGCCAACGGCGCCGTCGTGCTCGCGGTGTGCGGCGGATACCAGCTCATCGGTCACCGCTACATCGCCGCCGACGGCGAGATCCTCGAAGGCATGGGGATGGTCGACCTCGAGACTCGAGCCGGGGCGCCCCGCTTGATCGGCGAGATCGTCGCCAAGCCCATGACCAACGACGCGTGGGGCGAGTTCGGCCCACCACATGCGCTCACCGGGTTCGAGAACCACGGCGGACGCACGACACTCGGGCCCGGTCTCACGCCCCTCGGCGAAGTGCTCGCCGGCGGCGGCAACGGTGACGGCAGCGGCACCGAAGGCATGCTGGCGGAGCGAGTCATCGGGACCTACCTGCACGGTCCCGTGCTGGCGCGCAACCCGGAGCTGGCCGATCGGATGATCGCCTGGGTCGCTGGGAACATCCCCCCGCTCGACGCCACGCTGGAGCAGCGCCTGCGCGCCGAGCGCCTCGACGCCGGCATGGTTCGCGGTGCACACAAGTGGTGGCGCGACAAGATGCTGGCCCGGGGTTGA
- a CDS encoding MurT ligase domain-containing protein, translating into MKRSARTRIGIAAGQLAGWLSRTLTRGQGATISGRVINKIAPQALEELAHGQRVTLVSATNGKTTTTRFLATALAAAGRTVTTNSTGANLTSGIAPTLAKANGDGDAVLEVDERVLPRMVDPLDAELLVLGNLSRDQLDRYGEVHAVSESWRRTTEAHAALAVVANASDPHVVWAATPAKVTWVALGIGWRSDAATCPQCGALLQWSTDRFDCPGCDLVQPDTPNRLDGTDLVLDDTRIPLDVALPGRWNFGNAALAVTAAAHLGVDPSTAARSLSSVTSVAGRYMSVPIGDGRQARVLLAKNPAGWTEVLRYLHDRNTAVVIAVNARVADGKDPSWLWDVPYELLRGKHAAAAGDRRLDVAVRLRYAEVEHEIERDPIAAAQELEGDEVHIVASYTQFSALYRKFGAGSE; encoded by the coding sequence ATGAAGCGGTCGGCCCGCACTCGGATCGGCATCGCCGCGGGCCAGTTGGCCGGATGGCTGTCGCGCACGTTGACCCGGGGCCAGGGTGCGACGATCAGCGGCCGGGTCATCAACAAGATCGCGCCCCAGGCGCTCGAGGAGCTGGCTCACGGGCAACGGGTCACACTCGTCTCGGCCACCAACGGCAAGACGACGACGACCCGGTTCCTCGCGACCGCGCTCGCGGCCGCCGGCCGCACGGTCACCACCAACTCCACGGGCGCCAACCTCACCTCGGGCATCGCGCCGACGCTCGCCAAAGCGAACGGGGATGGCGACGCGGTGCTGGAGGTCGACGAGCGCGTCCTCCCCCGGATGGTGGACCCGCTGGACGCTGAGCTGCTCGTGCTCGGCAACCTCTCCCGCGATCAGCTCGATCGCTACGGCGAGGTGCACGCCGTGAGCGAGTCGTGGCGGCGCACGACCGAGGCGCATGCCGCGCTCGCGGTGGTGGCGAACGCGTCGGACCCACATGTGGTCTGGGCTGCGACGCCGGCCAAGGTCACGTGGGTTGCGCTCGGGATCGGTTGGCGATCCGACGCCGCGACCTGCCCGCAGTGCGGCGCACTGCTCCAGTGGTCGACCGACCGCTTCGACTGCCCCGGATGCGACCTCGTCCAGCCCGACACGCCGAACCGTCTCGACGGCACGGACCTGGTCCTCGACGACACCAGGATCCCGTTGGACGTCGCGCTCCCCGGAAGGTGGAACTTCGGCAACGCGGCGCTGGCCGTGACCGCGGCGGCCCATCTCGGGGTGGACCCGAGCACGGCCGCTCGATCCCTCAGCAGCGTCACGAGCGTCGCGGGCCGGTACATGTCGGTGCCGATCGGCGACGGACGCCAAGCTCGGGTGTTGCTCGCCAAGAACCCCGCGGGCTGGACGGAGGTGCTCCGCTACCTGCACGATCGCAACACGGCCGTCGTGATCGCGGTGAACGCGCGGGTGGCCGACGGCAAGGACCCCTCGTGGTTGTGGGACGTGCCGTACGAGCTGCTGCGCGGCAAGCACGCCGCGGCCGCCGGCGACCGCCGCCTGGACGTTGCGGTGCGCCTTCGCTACGCGGAGGTCGAGCACGAGATCGAGCGTGATCCGATCGCGGCTGCGCAAGAGCTCGAGGGTGACGAGGTGCACATCGTGGCGTCGTACACCCAGTTCTCCGCGCTGTACCGGAAGTTCGGAGCCGGCAGTGAGTAG
- a CDS encoding methyltransferase domain-containing protein, protein MTSGVPDVAARGFSATAEQYEQYRPSYPADAVAWLLEHCRVTPGATVCDLGAGTGKFTRLLVGNGADAVAVEPLPEMLAILHRELPEVPAVNALAEAMPFASGTLHAITAAQAFHWFDLDRALAELHRVLVPGGRVGVIWNSWDDSVAWVRDVRDVMAQDASEQWLKNHLDDRWLHDALRHSQHFGDVHSTTFRQTHTAPRGGVREELVARMATSSHIAVKTPEEQKVVLDQVRAIIDAVDADDLDFPYRVDVYWFERRS, encoded by the coding sequence GTGACGAGTGGTGTCCCGGACGTCGCCGCGCGGGGGTTCAGCGCCACCGCGGAGCAGTACGAGCAGTACCGACCGTCGTATCCGGCCGACGCGGTCGCGTGGCTCCTCGAGCACTGCCGGGTGACACCCGGCGCGACCGTGTGCGACCTCGGCGCGGGCACCGGCAAGTTCACCCGTCTCCTCGTGGGCAACGGCGCCGACGCGGTGGCCGTGGAGCCGCTGCCGGAGATGCTCGCAATCCTGCACCGAGAGCTCCCCGAGGTTCCCGCCGTGAACGCGCTGGCCGAAGCCATGCCGTTCGCCAGCGGCACGCTCCACGCGATCACGGCGGCACAGGCGTTCCACTGGTTCGACCTCGACCGCGCGCTCGCTGAGCTGCACCGAGTGCTCGTACCTGGTGGGCGCGTTGGTGTGATCTGGAACAGCTGGGACGACTCCGTCGCATGGGTTCGCGACGTACGCGACGTGATGGCGCAGGACGCGTCGGAACAGTGGCTCAAGAACCACCTCGACGACCGTTGGCTGCACGATGCCCTACGCCACTCGCAGCACTTCGGGGACGTTCACAGCACCACGTTCCGTCAGACCCACACGGCACCTCGTGGCGGCGTGCGCGAGGAGTTGGTGGCGCGGATGGCAACGTCGAGCCACATCGCCGTCAAGACGCCGGAGGAACAGAAGGTCGTCCTTGACCAGGTGCGCGCGATCATCGATGCGGTCGACGCCGACGACCTCGACTTCCCCTACCGCGTCGACGTGTACTGGTTCGAGCGCCGGTCATGA
- a CDS encoding phosphoadenylyl-sulfate reductase, protein MSALPVTTEEDLDTPRELLDLAELAAVSRKFETAPATSVISWAWETFGPEVTLASSFQDCVLLDLAMQVAPEIEVAFLDTQYHFAETLWYVEHVRERYDLNLNIVRPAIDPDDRWKTDIDTCCAARKVGPLERALVGKNAWMSGLRRSETPARANAPIVSFDLGRGMVKVNPIATWTEDDVRQYEADRELPRHPLHDRGYGSIGCWPCTVPVADGEDPRAGRWAGTGKLECGLHA, encoded by the coding sequence GTGAGCGCGCTGCCGGTCACCACCGAGGAGGACCTCGACACTCCACGCGAGCTGCTCGATCTCGCCGAGCTCGCGGCCGTCTCTCGGAAGTTCGAGACGGCGCCGGCCACGTCGGTCATCTCGTGGGCGTGGGAGACCTTCGGTCCCGAAGTCACGCTCGCGTCGTCGTTCCAGGACTGCGTGCTGCTCGACCTCGCCATGCAGGTCGCGCCGGAGATCGAAGTGGCATTCCTCGACACCCAGTACCACTTCGCCGAGACGCTCTGGTACGTGGAGCACGTGCGTGAGCGCTACGACCTCAACCTCAACATCGTCCGACCCGCCATCGACCCCGATGACCGTTGGAAGACCGACATCGACACCTGCTGCGCGGCCCGCAAGGTCGGTCCGCTCGAGCGCGCGCTCGTAGGCAAAAACGCGTGGATGTCGGGTTTGCGGCGCTCAGAGACGCCGGCGCGGGCAAACGCGCCGATCGTGTCGTTCGACCTCGGCCGCGGCATGGTGAAGGTCAACCCGATCGCCACGTGGACCGAGGACGACGTCCGTCAGTACGAGGCCGATCGCGAGCTCCCGCGCCATCCGCTGCACGATCGGGGCTACGGCTCGATCGGCTGCTGGCCATGCACGGTGCCCGTCGCCGACGGCGAGGACCCCCGAGCCGGTCGCTGGGCTGGCACCGGCAAGCTGGAGTGCGGCCTGCACGCCTGA
- a CDS encoding nitrite/sulfite reductase, which yields MSIDVTSLRVRPLEPEIEAELDRFEDGVRRYLAEEIDEDAFRVFRLNQGVYGQRQGGHHQMLRVKIPYGRVEPDQLEMMGYIAENFSRGWGHLTTRQNVQFHFVALEQTPEVLRLLASVGMTSREACGDTVRNVAGCHLAGACPYEVLDISPWAEAAKDLFLRNPIAQRLPRKFKINFSGCATDCGQAMFNDVGVIAVSRPLPDGSVEPGFRVFMAGGLGANPHPAQALEEFTSRDDLLPTIEAILRVQDHHGNRDNKLRARLKWLVDTMGIDELRERIVKERKFLIASATYPGGIPAPVAEHGDAPAGMSTTPADGVPVELSGLDPYRKWELANVVRGRANGTVSAYAYCRLGDITTAQFRGLAAVQQDFGVEIRITNRQNFVLRGLTEEQLPTLYERLAALDMAEAGTELARDVVACPGADTCNLAVTQSRGLAADIGRALDDAGLAEVGGVRVNISGCTNSCGQHHISDIGFCGLERRAHGRSAPGYQMLLGGRVGQMEIAFGEKATKVPAKAAAEAVVRVVGRFAGERSAGETFTDWLDRSGGAKSVGDGLKDLDEFPAPDDRPEFYVDFDETGPYEASVGDSECAT from the coding sequence ATGAGCATCGACGTCACCTCTCTGCGCGTCCGCCCGCTCGAGCCCGAGATCGAGGCCGAGCTCGATCGCTTCGAGGACGGCGTGCGCCGCTACCTCGCCGAGGAGATCGACGAGGACGCCTTCCGCGTGTTCCGCCTGAACCAGGGCGTCTACGGCCAACGCCAAGGCGGGCACCACCAGATGCTGCGCGTGAAGATCCCCTACGGGCGCGTCGAGCCCGACCAGCTCGAGATGATGGGCTACATCGCCGAGAACTTCTCGCGCGGCTGGGGTCACCTCACCACTCGTCAGAACGTGCAGTTCCACTTCGTCGCGCTCGAGCAGACGCCCGAGGTGCTGCGCCTCCTCGCTTCGGTCGGGATGACCAGTCGCGAGGCGTGCGGCGACACCGTTCGCAACGTTGCCGGCTGCCACCTCGCCGGCGCGTGCCCTTACGAGGTGCTCGACATCAGCCCGTGGGCCGAGGCCGCCAAGGACCTCTTCCTGCGCAACCCGATCGCGCAGCGCCTCCCGCGCAAGTTCAAGATCAACTTCTCGGGCTGCGCCACCGACTGTGGTCAAGCGATGTTCAACGACGTCGGTGTGATCGCGGTGAGCCGACCGCTGCCCGACGGCAGCGTGGAGCCCGGCTTCCGGGTGTTCATGGCGGGTGGGCTCGGCGCCAACCCCCATCCGGCGCAGGCGCTCGAGGAGTTCACCTCCCGCGACGACTTGCTGCCGACGATCGAGGCGATCCTGCGCGTGCAGGACCACCACGGCAACCGCGACAACAAGCTGCGGGCGCGCCTCAAGTGGCTCGTCGACACGATGGGTATCGACGAGCTGCGTGAGCGGATCGTCAAGGAGCGCAAGTTCCTGATCGCCTCGGCCACGTATCCGGGCGGCATCCCCGCGCCAGTCGCCGAGCACGGCGACGCGCCCGCGGGCATGAGCACGACGCCGGCCGACGGCGTGCCCGTCGAGTTGAGCGGTCTTGACCCGTACCGCAAGTGGGAGCTCGCCAACGTGGTGCGCGGCCGGGCGAACGGCACCGTGAGCGCGTACGCGTACTGCCGGCTCGGTGACATCACCACCGCACAGTTCCGTGGGCTCGCCGCCGTGCAACAGGACTTCGGCGTCGAGATCCGCATCACGAACCGGCAGAACTTCGTGCTACGCGGCCTCACCGAGGAGCAGCTCCCCACCCTCTACGAGCGGTTGGCTGCACTCGACATGGCCGAAGCGGGCACCGAGCTCGCTCGTGACGTGGTGGCGTGCCCGGGTGCCGACACCTGCAACCTCGCAGTCACGCAGTCGCGTGGGCTCGCCGCCGACATCGGTCGTGCGCTCGACGACGCCGGGCTGGCCGAGGTCGGCGGCGTGCGCGTCAACATCTCCGGCTGTACCAACTCGTGCGGCCAGCACCACATCTCCGACATCGGGTTCTGCGGGCTCGAGCGGCGCGCGCACGGCCGTTCTGCGCCGGGTTATCAGATGCTGCTCGGCGGGCGCGTCGGGCAGATGGAGATCGCGTTCGGCGAGAAGGCCACGAAGGTTCCCGCCAAGGCGGCCGCCGAGGCCGTCGTACGGGTGGTGGGTCGGTTCGCGGGCGAACGGTCGGCGGGCGAGACGTTCACCGACTGGCTCGACCGCAGCGGTGGCGCCAAGAGCGTCGGCGACGGGTTGAAGGACCTCGATGAGTTCCCCGCACCCGACGACCGGCCCGAGTTCTACGTGGACTTCGACGAGACCGGCCCGTACGAGGCGTCGGTCGGCGACTCGGAGTGCGCCACGTGA
- a CDS encoding proline--tRNA ligase yields the protein MRMSRLFLRTLRDDPAGADIASHRLLLRAGCIRQVASGIYAWLPLGQRVLSKVAQIVREEMDAAGAQEMTMPITQPLELWATTGRDEGYGPLMFRLEDRKEAKFCLSPTAEEVITTIVAGEYSSYRDLPVNLYQINWKYRDELRPRFGLLRAREFLMKDAYSFHVDADDLNRAYQDMYDAYSRVFTRCALTFRAVEGESGEIGGDVNHEFMAMATVGEDDVVWCQKCDYAANAEVARRGVTEAQNDEEPAARETVHTPGMPGIAAVAEHLGVPADRLLKSMAFDLDGEVALALVPGDRDINPAALAQAVAPRSARLFEDEDFAAHPQLTKGYIGPDAPGVALVIADPLVRSGPWVTGANEIDHHVRNAALGRDFEVAEWADLVTVVAGDPCPRCGSPLSIDRGIEVGQVFQLGTKYAEALGALYTDEDSEQHPMVMGCYGIGISRIVTAVVEEHHDEHGITWPAALAPYDVHLVAITGKGKDTGAVTQAADQLYDELIAAGVAVLYDDRDASPGVKFADADLLGMPVRLTLGSKGVARGIVERRNRKTGEDDELPLALAATALRH from the coding sequence ATGCGGATGTCCCGGCTCTTCCTGCGCACGCTGCGGGACGACCCGGCCGGTGCCGACATCGCCAGCCATCGATTGCTGCTGCGGGCCGGATGCATCCGGCAGGTCGCGAGCGGGATCTACGCCTGGCTGCCCCTGGGTCAGCGGGTGCTGAGCAAGGTCGCCCAGATCGTGCGCGAGGAGATGGACGCCGCCGGCGCCCAGGAGATGACGATGCCGATCACGCAGCCGCTGGAGCTGTGGGCGACCACGGGTCGTGACGAGGGGTACGGGCCGCTGATGTTCCGCCTCGAGGACCGCAAGGAAGCGAAGTTCTGCTTGTCGCCGACGGCTGAAGAGGTGATCACCACCATCGTCGCGGGCGAGTACTCGAGCTACCGCGACCTACCGGTGAACCTGTACCAGATCAACTGGAAGTACCGCGACGAGCTGCGTCCTCGGTTCGGGCTCCTGCGCGCACGAGAGTTCCTCATGAAGGATGCTTACTCCTTCCATGTCGACGCCGACGATCTCAACCGTGCGTATCAAGACATGTACGACGCGTACTCACGCGTGTTCACGCGCTGTGCCCTCACGTTCCGAGCGGTCGAAGGCGAGTCGGGCGAGATCGGTGGAGACGTGAACCACGAGTTCATGGCCATGGCCACGGTAGGCGAGGACGACGTCGTGTGGTGCCAGAAATGTGACTACGCCGCCAACGCGGAAGTTGCGCGTCGGGGCGTGACCGAGGCGCAGAACGACGAGGAGCCCGCGGCCCGCGAGACGGTGCACACCCCCGGCATGCCGGGCATCGCCGCTGTGGCCGAGCACCTCGGCGTCCCGGCCGATCGGCTCCTGAAGTCGATGGCGTTCGATCTCGACGGTGAGGTCGCGCTCGCGCTCGTACCCGGTGATCGCGACATCAATCCTGCCGCCCTGGCACAGGCGGTGGCACCGCGCTCCGCCCGGCTGTTCGAGGACGAAGACTTCGCGGCCCACCCGCAGCTCACCAAGGGCTACATCGGTCCGGACGCGCCGGGCGTCGCCCTCGTGATCGCCGATCCACTCGTCCGTTCCGGACCGTGGGTGACTGGCGCCAATGAGATCGACCACCACGTGCGCAACGCGGCCCTCGGCCGCGACTTCGAGGTGGCCGAATGGGCCGACCTCGTCACGGTTGTGGCCGGGGACCCATGTCCTCGTTGCGGCTCGCCGTTGTCGATCGATCGTGGCATCGAGGTCGGGCAGGTGTTCCAGCTCGGCACGAAGTACGCAGAGGCGCTCGGCGCGCTCTACACCGACGAGGACAGCGAGCAGCATCCGATGGTCATGGGTTGCTACGGCATCGGAATCTCGCGGATCGTGACGGCGGTCGTGGAAGAGCACCACGACGAGCACGGCATCACCTGGCCCGCGGCGCTCGCACCGTACGACGTGCATCTCGTTGCGATCACCGGCAAGGGCAAGGACACCGGTGCGGTGACCCAAGCGGCCGACCAGCTCTACGACGAGCTGATCGCCGCAGGCGTCGCTGTTCTCTACGACGACCGCGACGCGAGCCCGGGCGTGAAGTTCGCCGACGCCGACCTGTTGGGCATGCCCGTCCGCTTGACGCTCGGCTCCAAAGGCGTCGCTCGCGGCATCGTCGAGCGCCGCAACCGCAAGACCGGCGAAGACGACGAGCTTCCGCTCGCATTGGCGGCCACCGCATTACGCCACTAA
- a CDS encoding DUF1361 domain-containing protein produces the protein MYVLLGNGPWMAWNAFLALIPLGFAVFLFTGPRRAHHRPLWWLGVVVFFAFLPNGPYVITDLIHLKHDALGLRGNEAANFMLAFQYAAFIAVGLAAYAGSLELLRRYVLSRGWTRSRAFVLELALHAMCSVGVLLGRFARFNSWELGTRPDDIVGHAVSRLDRPASWLLLFTTFGVITAATCFLRFTATGFVGLWHGARRD, from the coding sequence GTGTACGTGCTCCTGGGCAACGGGCCCTGGATGGCGTGGAATGCGTTCCTCGCGCTGATCCCGCTCGGGTTCGCGGTCTTCTTGTTCACCGGCCCGCGGCGAGCGCACCACCGCCCCCTCTGGTGGCTCGGCGTCGTGGTCTTCTTCGCGTTCCTCCCGAACGGTCCGTACGTGATCACCGACCTGATCCACTTGAAGCACGACGCGCTCGGCTTGCGAGGGAACGAAGCCGCGAACTTCATGCTCGCCTTCCAGTACGCCGCGTTCATCGCGGTCGGGCTCGCGGCATATGCCGGCTCGCTGGAGCTGCTACGGCGGTACGTACTCAGCCGAGGATGGACGCGCTCGCGCGCATTTGTACTCGAGCTCGCACTGCATGCGATGTGCTCTGTGGGAGTGCTGCTCGGACGGTTTGCCCGCTTCAACAGCTGGGAGCTCGGGACCCGGCCCGACGACATCGTGGGTCACGCGGTTTCACGCCTCGACCGCCCGGCGAGCTGGCTCCTCCTGTTCACGACGTTCGGCGTGATCACAGCCGCAACGTGCTTCCTGCGGTTCACGGCGACGGGATTCGTGGGCCTGTGGCACGGTGCTCGTCGCGACTGA
- a CDS encoding ZIP family metal transporter, producing MIEAMLWGLGAGSSLLVGAGAVLGWPRLGEPRFVGLVMGFGAGTLISAVSLELALDGYRIGGPGAVGAGLLLGSGGYFALDRALDRRGGAHRKHPGRGSAEAKASAITLGIVFDGIPESIAIGISLIGGKEIGLSLIGAVFLSNMPEAIGATALLRDAGHDPRRIMIRWAAIAAISALAAGAGYALLDGASNEVIAAFQSVAAGAILVMLADTMIPVAFEDAGPTVGLATAAGFATAFFLSTVTVG from the coding sequence GTGATCGAAGCAATGCTGTGGGGGCTCGGGGCCGGCTCCTCACTCCTCGTCGGCGCGGGCGCGGTGCTGGGTTGGCCGCGCCTCGGAGAGCCACGGTTCGTCGGCCTCGTCATGGGCTTCGGTGCGGGCACGCTCATCAGCGCTGTGAGCCTCGAGCTCGCGCTCGACGGCTACCGAATCGGCGGTCCGGGCGCGGTGGGGGCCGGTCTGCTTCTGGGCTCGGGCGGCTACTTCGCGTTGGACCGCGCGCTCGACCGTCGCGGTGGCGCGCACAGGAAACACCCCGGACGAGGTTCGGCCGAGGCCAAGGCGTCGGCGATCACGCTCGGCATCGTCTTCGATGGCATCCCTGAGTCCATCGCGATCGGGATCAGCCTGATCGGCGGGAAGGAGATCGGGCTCTCGCTCATCGGCGCGGTGTTCCTCTCGAACATGCCCGAAGCGATCGGCGCGACCGCGTTGTTGCGCGACGCCGGGCACGACCCACGCCGGATCATGATCCGGTGGGCCGCGATCGCTGCGATCAGCGCCCTCGCCGCAGGCGCCGGATATGCGCTCCTCGACGGCGCTTCGAATGAGGTCATCGCCGCGTTCCAGTCGGTCGCTGCGGGCGCGATCCTCGTGATGCTCGCCGACACGATGATCCCCGTGGCGTTCGAAGACGCTGGCCCCACGGTCGGCCTGGCCACGGCAGCGGGATTCGCGACCGCCTTCTTCCTCTCGACGGTCACGGTGGGATGA